From the Cryptomeria japonica chromosome 2, Sugi_1.0, whole genome shotgun sequence genome, one window contains:
- the LOC131051765 gene encoding heavy metal-associated isoprenylated plant protein 39 has product MKKMVLQVTIEDEKSKRKALKAVATVEGVDSVAVDMKQKKITVIGEADPVFVTLRLRKYGFCCAELISVGPHNV; this is encoded by the exons ATGAAG AAAATGGTGTTACAAGTGACGATCGAGGACGAGAAAAGCAAGAGAAAAGCCCTCAAGGCGGTTGCGACGGTGGAag GAGTGGATTCTGTGGCTGTAGACATGAAGCAAAAGAAGATCACTGTGATTGGGGAAGCAGATCCTGTGTTTGTCACCTTAAGATTGAGGAAATATGGTTTTTGTTGTGCAGAGTTGATAAGCGTGGGGCCTCATAATGTTTAG
- the LOC131051763 gene encoding heavy metal-associated isoprenylated plant protein 39, with the protein MKKMVLKVTIHDEKSKRKALKVVSAVEGVDSVAVDMKENKITIIGEADPVFVTQRLRKFGFGFAELLSVGSAKEEKTEGEKKDVKKEEKTPEIPTIVYIQRPYYGDYSFASDENPNACTIC; encoded by the exons ATGAAG AAAATGGTGTTAAAAGTGACAATTCACGACGAAAAAAGCAAGAGAAAGGCCTTGAAAGTGGTTTCAGCGGTGGAAG GGGTGGACTCTGTGGCTGTGGACATGAAGGAAAACAAGATCACTATCATTGGAGAAGCAGATCCTGTGTTTGTGACCCAAAGATTGAGGAAATTCGGTTTTGGTTTTGCAGAATTGTTGAGCGTGGGGTCTGCAAAGGAGGAGAAaacagagggagagaagaaggatgtgaagaaagaagagaaaactcCGGAGATCCCAACAATTGTGTACATTCAGAGGCCTTATTATGGTGATTACAGTTTTGCTTCTGATGAGAATCCTAACGCCTGCACCATCTGTTGA